From a single Peromyscus maniculatus bairdii isolate BWxNUB_F1_BW_parent chromosome 4, HU_Pman_BW_mat_3.1, whole genome shotgun sequence genomic region:
- the Gpat2 gene encoding glycerol-3-phosphate acyltransferase 2, mitochondrial isoform X2: protein MDTMLKSSPQTQQRSNHSDQETSLWSSGFGMKLEAITPFLGKYRPFMGRCCQTCTPKSWESLFHRSIMDLGFCNVILVKEENTRFRGWLVRRLCYFLWSLEQHIPTSSDASQKIMENTGVQNLLAGRVPGGSGEGQAPDLVMKEVQRILGHIQATLCPFLLRLFSWALLWFLNRLFLNVQLHKGQMKMVHKAVQEGSPLVFLSTHKSLLDGFLLPFVLFSQGLGVVRVALDPRTCSPALRALLRKLGGLFLPPEANLSLDSSDGILARAVVRATVEQLLASGQPLLIFLEEPPGYPGPRLSALGQAWLGLVVQVVQEGIIPDATLVPVAIAYDLVPDAPCDMNHDLAPLGLWTGALAVFRKLGNCWGCNRRACVRVHLAQPFSLQEYAINARSCWGSRQTLEHLLQPIVLGECSVVPDTEKEQEWTPSTGLLLTLKEEDQLLVRRLSRHVLSASVASAAVMSTAIMATLLLLKHQKGVVLSQLLGEFSWLTEETLLRGFDVGFSGQLRCLAQHTLSLLRAHVVLLRVHQGDLVVVPRPGPGLTHLARLSMELLPTFLSEAVGACAVRGLLAGRVPPEGPWELQGIELLSQNELYRQILLLLHLLPQDLLLPQPCQSSYCSCQEVLDRLIQCGLLVAEETPGSRPACDTGRQHLSAKLLWKPSGDFTDSESDDFEEPGGRCFRLSQQSRCPDFFLFLCRLLSPILKAFAQAAAFLHLGQLPDSEVGYSQQLFEFLQACAQEEGIFECADPNLAISAIWTFKDLGVLQQMPSPAGPQLHLSPTFASRDNQDKLEQFIRQFICS from the exons ATGGATACCATGTTGAAATCCAGTCCCCAAACCCAGCAGAGGAGTAACCACAGTGATCAGGAG ACCAGCCTTTGGTCCTCAGGCTTTGGGATGAAGTTGGAGGCCATCACCCCATTCCTGGGGAAGTATCGCCCCTTTATGGGCCGCTGCTGCCAGACCTGTACTCCTAAGAGCTGG GAGTCCCTCTTCCACAGAAGCATAATGGATCTGGGCTTCTGCAATGTGATCCTCGTGAAGGAAGAGAACACCAG GTTTCGGGGCTGGCTGGTTCGCAGGCTCTGCTATTTCCTGTGGTCCCTGGAGCAGCACATACCCACCAGCTCTGATGCATCCCAGAAGATCATGGAAAACACTGG GGTGCAGAACCTCCTCGCAGGGAGGGTTCCAGGAGGGTCTGGAGAAGGCCAGGCACCTGACCTAGTGATGAAAGAGGTGCAGCGCATCCTGGGCCACATTCAGGCCACACTGTGCCCCTTCCTGCTCAG GTTGTTCAGCTGGGCACTGCTGTGGTTCCTGAACCGCCTCTTCCTGAATGTGCAGCTTCACAAGGGGCAGATGAAGATGGTCCATAAAGCTGTCCAGGAG GGCTCGCCGCTTGTTTTCCTTTCTACACACAAGTCACTCTTGGACGGGTTCCTGCTGCCTTTTGTGCTGTTCTCCCAGGGCCTGGGTGTGGTCCGTGTGGCTTTGGACCCCCGCACCTGCTCCCCTGCTCTCAG AGCTCTACTGAGGAAACTTGGGGGACTTTTCCTGCCCCCAGAGGCCAACCTCTCCTTGGACAGCTCAGACGGCATTCTCGCGAGGGCTGTGGTCCGTGCA ACTGTGGAGCAGCTGCTTGCCAGTGGGCAGCCTCTGCTCATCTTCCTTGAAGAGCCCCCTGGGTACCCAGGGCCCAGGCTTTCAGCCCTGGGCCAGGCTTGGCTAGGACTGGTGGTCCAAGTGGTCCAGGAGGGCATCATCCCAGATGCTACACTGGTACCAGTTGCCATTGCCTATGACCTGGTTCCAGATGCACCATGTGACATGAACCAC GACTTGGCTCCCCTGGGGCTGTGGACAGGAGCCTTGGCCGTCTTTCGGAAACTGGGTAACTGCTGGGGCTGCAACCGTAGAGCCTGTGTCCGGGTGCACCTTGCCCAGCCATTCTCCCTCCAG GAATACGCCATCAATGCTAGAAGCTGCTGGGGTAGCAGGCAGACCCTGGAACACTTGTTACAGCCCATTGTGCTAGGTGAATG TAGTGTTGTTCCAGACACTGAGAAGGAGCAGGAGTGGACCCCATCAACTGGCCTCCTCTTGACCCTCAAAGAGGAGGACCAGCTCCTGGTCAGAAGACTGAGTCGGCATGTCCTGAGTG ccagTGTGGCCAGCGCAGCAGTGATGAGCACAGCCATCATGGCGACACTCCTGCTGTTGAAGCACCAGAAG GGCGTGGTCCTGTCACAGCTCCTGGGGGAGTTTTCATGGCTGACGGAGGAGACACTGCTGCGTGGCTTTGATGTGGGCTTCTCTGGGCAGCTGCGGTGCCTGGCCCAGCATACACTGAGCCTGCTGAGGGCACACGTGGTTCTGCTGCGTGTCCACCAGGGGGACTTGGTGGTGGTGCCACGGCCTGGCCCAGGCCTCACCCATCTAGCACGTCTGAGTATGGAATTGCTGCCCACCTTCCTGAGCGAAGCTGTGGGTG CCTGTGCAGTGCGGGGGTTGCTGGCCGGCAGAGTACCACCTGAGGGGCCCTGGGAGCTGCAGGGCATAgagctgctgagtcagaatgaaCTGTACCGCCAGATCCTCCTGTTGCTGCACCTGCTACCCCAAGACCTACTGCTGCCCCAG CCCTGCCAGTCTTCCTACTGCTCCTGTCAGGAGGTGCTGGACCGGCTCATCCAGTGTGGGCTCCTGGTTGCTGAGGAG ACCCCAGGCTCCCGGCCAGCCTGTGACACGGGAAGACAGCACCTGAGCGCGAAGCTGCTGTGGAAACCAAGCGGGGACTTCACCGACAGTGAGAGCGACGACTTTGAGGAGCCAGGGGGCCGGTGCTTCAGG CTTAGCCAGCAGTCTCgctgtcctgacttcttcctcttcctctgccgcCTGCTCAGTCCCATACTCAAAGCCTTTGCACAGGCCGCCGCCTTCCTCCACTTGGGGCAGCTGCCAGATTCAG AGGTGGGCTACTCGCAGCAGTTGTTCGAGTTTTTACAGGCCTGTGCCCAAGAAGAAGGGATCTTTG agtgtgCAGACCCAAACCTTGCTATCAGTGCTATCTGGACGTTCAAAGACCTGGGG GTACTGCAGCAGATGCCCAGTCCTGCAGGACCCCAGCTGCACCTGTCCCCTACATTTGCCAGCCGGGACAACCAGGACAAGCTGGAACAATTTATCCGACAGTTCATCTGCAGTTAG
- the Gpat2 gene encoding glycerol-3-phosphate acyltransferase 2, mitochondrial isoform X1, with the protein MDTMLKSSPQTQQRSNHSDQETSLWSSGFGMKLEAITPFLGKYRPFMGRCCQTCTPKSWESLFHRSIMDLGFCNVILVKEENTRFRGWLVRRLCYFLWSLEQHIPTSSDASQKIMENTGVQNLLAGRVPGGSGEGQAPDLVMKEVQRILGHIQATLCPFLLRLFSWALLWFLNRLFLNVQLHKGQMKMVHKAVQEGSPLVFLSTHKSLLDGFLLPFVLFSQGLGVVRVALDPRTCSPALRALLRKLGGLFLPPEANLSLDSSDGILARAVVRATVEQLLASGQPLLIFLEEPPGYPGPRLSALGQAWLGLVVQVVQEGIIPDATLVPVAIAYDLVPDAPCDMNHDLAPLGLWTGALAVFRKLGNCWGCNRRACVRVHLAQPFSLQEYAINARSCWGSRQTLEHLLQPIVLGECSVVPDTEKEQEWTPSTGLLLTLKEEDQLLVRRLSRHVLSASVASAAVMSTAIMATLLLLKHQKGVVLSQLLGEFSWLTEETLLRGFDVGFSGQLRCLAQHTLSLLRAHVVLLRVHQGDLVVVPRPGPGLTHLARLSMELLPTFLSEAVGACAVRGLLAGRVPPEGPWELQGIELLSQNELYRQILLLLHLLPQDLLLPQPCQSSYCSCQEVLDRLIQCGLLVAEETPGSRPACDTGRQHLSAKLLWKPSGDFTDSESDDFEEPGGRCFRVLASSLAVLTSSSSSAACSVPYSKPLHRPPPSSTWGSCQIQRWATRSSCSSFYRPVPKKKGSLSVQTQTLLSVLSGRSKTWGYCSRCPVLQDPSCTCPLHLPAGTTRTSWNNLSDSSSAVRTRKWNLVGLVSLELSCAS; encoded by the exons ATGGATACCATGTTGAAATCCAGTCCCCAAACCCAGCAGAGGAGTAACCACAGTGATCAGGAG ACCAGCCTTTGGTCCTCAGGCTTTGGGATGAAGTTGGAGGCCATCACCCCATTCCTGGGGAAGTATCGCCCCTTTATGGGCCGCTGCTGCCAGACCTGTACTCCTAAGAGCTGG GAGTCCCTCTTCCACAGAAGCATAATGGATCTGGGCTTCTGCAATGTGATCCTCGTGAAGGAAGAGAACACCAG GTTTCGGGGCTGGCTGGTTCGCAGGCTCTGCTATTTCCTGTGGTCCCTGGAGCAGCACATACCCACCAGCTCTGATGCATCCCAGAAGATCATGGAAAACACTGG GGTGCAGAACCTCCTCGCAGGGAGGGTTCCAGGAGGGTCTGGAGAAGGCCAGGCACCTGACCTAGTGATGAAAGAGGTGCAGCGCATCCTGGGCCACATTCAGGCCACACTGTGCCCCTTCCTGCTCAG GTTGTTCAGCTGGGCACTGCTGTGGTTCCTGAACCGCCTCTTCCTGAATGTGCAGCTTCACAAGGGGCAGATGAAGATGGTCCATAAAGCTGTCCAGGAG GGCTCGCCGCTTGTTTTCCTTTCTACACACAAGTCACTCTTGGACGGGTTCCTGCTGCCTTTTGTGCTGTTCTCCCAGGGCCTGGGTGTGGTCCGTGTGGCTTTGGACCCCCGCACCTGCTCCCCTGCTCTCAG AGCTCTACTGAGGAAACTTGGGGGACTTTTCCTGCCCCCAGAGGCCAACCTCTCCTTGGACAGCTCAGACGGCATTCTCGCGAGGGCTGTGGTCCGTGCA ACTGTGGAGCAGCTGCTTGCCAGTGGGCAGCCTCTGCTCATCTTCCTTGAAGAGCCCCCTGGGTACCCAGGGCCCAGGCTTTCAGCCCTGGGCCAGGCTTGGCTAGGACTGGTGGTCCAAGTGGTCCAGGAGGGCATCATCCCAGATGCTACACTGGTACCAGTTGCCATTGCCTATGACCTGGTTCCAGATGCACCATGTGACATGAACCAC GACTTGGCTCCCCTGGGGCTGTGGACAGGAGCCTTGGCCGTCTTTCGGAAACTGGGTAACTGCTGGGGCTGCAACCGTAGAGCCTGTGTCCGGGTGCACCTTGCCCAGCCATTCTCCCTCCAG GAATACGCCATCAATGCTAGAAGCTGCTGGGGTAGCAGGCAGACCCTGGAACACTTGTTACAGCCCATTGTGCTAGGTGAATG TAGTGTTGTTCCAGACACTGAGAAGGAGCAGGAGTGGACCCCATCAACTGGCCTCCTCTTGACCCTCAAAGAGGAGGACCAGCTCCTGGTCAGAAGACTGAGTCGGCATGTCCTGAGTG ccagTGTGGCCAGCGCAGCAGTGATGAGCACAGCCATCATGGCGACACTCCTGCTGTTGAAGCACCAGAAG GGCGTGGTCCTGTCACAGCTCCTGGGGGAGTTTTCATGGCTGACGGAGGAGACACTGCTGCGTGGCTTTGATGTGGGCTTCTCTGGGCAGCTGCGGTGCCTGGCCCAGCATACACTGAGCCTGCTGAGGGCACACGTGGTTCTGCTGCGTGTCCACCAGGGGGACTTGGTGGTGGTGCCACGGCCTGGCCCAGGCCTCACCCATCTAGCACGTCTGAGTATGGAATTGCTGCCCACCTTCCTGAGCGAAGCTGTGGGTG CCTGTGCAGTGCGGGGGTTGCTGGCCGGCAGAGTACCACCTGAGGGGCCCTGGGAGCTGCAGGGCATAgagctgctgagtcagaatgaaCTGTACCGCCAGATCCTCCTGTTGCTGCACCTGCTACCCCAAGACCTACTGCTGCCCCAG CCCTGCCAGTCTTCCTACTGCTCCTGTCAGGAGGTGCTGGACCGGCTCATCCAGTGTGGGCTCCTGGTTGCTGAGGAG ACCCCAGGCTCCCGGCCAGCCTGTGACACGGGAAGACAGCACCTGAGCGCGAAGCTGCTGTGGAAACCAAGCGGGGACTTCACCGACAGTGAGAGCGACGACTTTGAGGAGCCAGGGGGCCGGTGCTTCAGGgt CTTAGCCAGCAGTCTCgctgtcctgacttcttcctcttcctctgccgcCTGCTCAGTCCCATACTCAAAGCCTTTGCACAGGCCGCCGCCTTCCTCCACTTGGGGCAGCTGCCAGATTCAG AGGTGGGCTACTCGCAGCAGTTGTTCGAGTTTTTACAGGCCTGTGCCCAAGAAGAAGGGATCTTTG agtgtgCAGACCCAAACCTTGCTATCAGTGCTATCTGGACGTTCAAAGACCTGGGG GTACTGCAGCAGATGCCCAGTCCTGCAGGACCCCAGCTGCACCTGTCCCCTACATTTGCCAGCCGGGACAACCAGGACAAGCTGGAACAATTTATCCGACAGTTCATCTGCAGTTAGAACCAGAAAGTGGAACCTGGTGGGACTCGTCAGCCTAGAACTTAGCTGTGCCTCCTGA
- the Gpat2 gene encoding glycerol-3-phosphate acyltransferase 2, mitochondrial isoform X3 produces the protein MDTMLKSSPQTQQRSNHSDQETSLWSSGFGMKLEAITPFLGKYRPFMGRCCQTCTPKSWESLFHRSIMDLGFCNVILVKEENTRFRGWLVRRLCYFLWSLEQHIPTSSDASQKIMENTGVQNLLAGRVPGGSGEGQAPDLVMKEVQRILGHIQATLCPFLLRLFSWALLWFLNRLFLNVQLHKGQMKMVHKAVQEGSPLVFLSTHKSLLDGFLLPFVLFSQGLGVVRVALDPRTCSPALRALLRKLGGLFLPPEANLSLDSSDGILARAVVRATVEQLLASGQPLLIFLEEPPGYPGPRLSALGQAWLGLVVQVVQEGIIPDATLVPVAIAYDLVPDAPCDMNHDLAPLGLWTGALAVFRKLGNCWGCNRRACVRVHLAQPFSLQEYAINARSCWGSRQTLEHLLQPIVLGECVVPDTEKEQEWTPSTGLLLTLKEEDQLLVRRLSRHVLSASVASAAVMSTAIMATLLLLKHQKGVVLSQLLGEFSWLTEETLLRGFDVGFSGQLRCLAQHTLSLLRAHVVLLRVHQGDLVVVPRPGPGLTHLARLSMELLPTFLSEAVGACAVRGLLAGRVPPEGPWELQGIELLSQNELYRQILLLLHLLPQDLLLPQPCQSSYCSCQEVLDRLIQCGLLVAEETPGSRPACDTGRQHLSAKLLWKPSGDFTDSESDDFEEPGGRCFRLSQQSRCPDFFLFLCRLLSPILKAFAQAAAFLHLGQLPDSEVGYSQQLFEFLQACAQEEGIFECADPNLAISAIWTFKDLGVLQQMPSPAGPQLHLSPTFASRDNQDKLEQFIRQFICS, from the exons ATGGATACCATGTTGAAATCCAGTCCCCAAACCCAGCAGAGGAGTAACCACAGTGATCAGGAG ACCAGCCTTTGGTCCTCAGGCTTTGGGATGAAGTTGGAGGCCATCACCCCATTCCTGGGGAAGTATCGCCCCTTTATGGGCCGCTGCTGCCAGACCTGTACTCCTAAGAGCTGG GAGTCCCTCTTCCACAGAAGCATAATGGATCTGGGCTTCTGCAATGTGATCCTCGTGAAGGAAGAGAACACCAG GTTTCGGGGCTGGCTGGTTCGCAGGCTCTGCTATTTCCTGTGGTCCCTGGAGCAGCACATACCCACCAGCTCTGATGCATCCCAGAAGATCATGGAAAACACTGG GGTGCAGAACCTCCTCGCAGGGAGGGTTCCAGGAGGGTCTGGAGAAGGCCAGGCACCTGACCTAGTGATGAAAGAGGTGCAGCGCATCCTGGGCCACATTCAGGCCACACTGTGCCCCTTCCTGCTCAG GTTGTTCAGCTGGGCACTGCTGTGGTTCCTGAACCGCCTCTTCCTGAATGTGCAGCTTCACAAGGGGCAGATGAAGATGGTCCATAAAGCTGTCCAGGAG GGCTCGCCGCTTGTTTTCCTTTCTACACACAAGTCACTCTTGGACGGGTTCCTGCTGCCTTTTGTGCTGTTCTCCCAGGGCCTGGGTGTGGTCCGTGTGGCTTTGGACCCCCGCACCTGCTCCCCTGCTCTCAG AGCTCTACTGAGGAAACTTGGGGGACTTTTCCTGCCCCCAGAGGCCAACCTCTCCTTGGACAGCTCAGACGGCATTCTCGCGAGGGCTGTGGTCCGTGCA ACTGTGGAGCAGCTGCTTGCCAGTGGGCAGCCTCTGCTCATCTTCCTTGAAGAGCCCCCTGGGTACCCAGGGCCCAGGCTTTCAGCCCTGGGCCAGGCTTGGCTAGGACTGGTGGTCCAAGTGGTCCAGGAGGGCATCATCCCAGATGCTACACTGGTACCAGTTGCCATTGCCTATGACCTGGTTCCAGATGCACCATGTGACATGAACCAC GACTTGGCTCCCCTGGGGCTGTGGACAGGAGCCTTGGCCGTCTTTCGGAAACTGGGTAACTGCTGGGGCTGCAACCGTAGAGCCTGTGTCCGGGTGCACCTTGCCCAGCCATTCTCCCTCCAG GAATACGCCATCAATGCTAGAAGCTGCTGGGGTAGCAGGCAGACCCTGGAACACTTGTTACAGCCCATTGTGCTAGGTGAATG TGTTGTTCCAGACACTGAGAAGGAGCAGGAGTGGACCCCATCAACTGGCCTCCTCTTGACCCTCAAAGAGGAGGACCAGCTCCTGGTCAGAAGACTGAGTCGGCATGTCCTGAGTG ccagTGTGGCCAGCGCAGCAGTGATGAGCACAGCCATCATGGCGACACTCCTGCTGTTGAAGCACCAGAAG GGCGTGGTCCTGTCACAGCTCCTGGGGGAGTTTTCATGGCTGACGGAGGAGACACTGCTGCGTGGCTTTGATGTGGGCTTCTCTGGGCAGCTGCGGTGCCTGGCCCAGCATACACTGAGCCTGCTGAGGGCACACGTGGTTCTGCTGCGTGTCCACCAGGGGGACTTGGTGGTGGTGCCACGGCCTGGCCCAGGCCTCACCCATCTAGCACGTCTGAGTATGGAATTGCTGCCCACCTTCCTGAGCGAAGCTGTGGGTG CCTGTGCAGTGCGGGGGTTGCTGGCCGGCAGAGTACCACCTGAGGGGCCCTGGGAGCTGCAGGGCATAgagctgctgagtcagaatgaaCTGTACCGCCAGATCCTCCTGTTGCTGCACCTGCTACCCCAAGACCTACTGCTGCCCCAG CCCTGCCAGTCTTCCTACTGCTCCTGTCAGGAGGTGCTGGACCGGCTCATCCAGTGTGGGCTCCTGGTTGCTGAGGAG ACCCCAGGCTCCCGGCCAGCCTGTGACACGGGAAGACAGCACCTGAGCGCGAAGCTGCTGTGGAAACCAAGCGGGGACTTCACCGACAGTGAGAGCGACGACTTTGAGGAGCCAGGGGGCCGGTGCTTCAGG CTTAGCCAGCAGTCTCgctgtcctgacttcttcctcttcctctgccgcCTGCTCAGTCCCATACTCAAAGCCTTTGCACAGGCCGCCGCCTTCCTCCACTTGGGGCAGCTGCCAGATTCAG AGGTGGGCTACTCGCAGCAGTTGTTCGAGTTTTTACAGGCCTGTGCCCAAGAAGAAGGGATCTTTG agtgtgCAGACCCAAACCTTGCTATCAGTGCTATCTGGACGTTCAAAGACCTGGGG GTACTGCAGCAGATGCCCAGTCCTGCAGGACCCCAGCTGCACCTGTCCCCTACATTTGCCAGCCGGGACAACCAGGACAAGCTGGAACAATTTATCCGACAGTTCATCTGCAGTTAG
- the LOC102910795 gene encoding oxaloacetate tautomerase Fahd2a, mitochondrial, protein MLSSGRRRLFSALLQVQKRPCQPSRDMRLVQFQTPHLEEPHLGLESGIGGGVVDLNTFDPTLPKTMMQFLEQGETSLSVARRALATQLPILPRSQVTFLAPVTRPDKVVCVGMNYADHCKEQNVRVPKEPIIFSKFSSSIVGPYDEIILPPESEEVDWEVELAVIIGKKGKHIKATDAMAHVAGFTVAHDVSARDWQMRRNGKQWLLGKTFDTFCPLGPALVTRDSIADPHNLKICCRVNGEEVQSSNTNQMVFKTEDLIAWVSQFVTLYPGDVILTGTPPGVGVFRKPPVFLKKGDEVQCEIEDIGVIINRVV, encoded by the exons ATGCTGAGCTCTGGTAGGAGGAGGCTGTTCTCAGCTCTGCTGCAAGTTCAGAAGAGGCCTTGTCAACCCTCTAGAGATATGAGACTGGTACAGTTCCAGACACCCCACCTGGAGGAGCCTCACCTGGGCCTGGAGTCAGGGATTGGTGGGGGAGTTGTAGACCTAAACACTTTTGACCCCACACTCCCCAAGACAATGATGCAGTTCTTGGAGCAGGGGGAGACTAGCCTCTCAGTGGCAAGAAG agccctggctaCCCAGCTGCCAATCCTCCCTCGGTCGCAGGTGACCTTCCTGGCCCCTGTCACCCGGCCAGACAAGGTGGTATGTGTGGGCATGAACTATGCAGACCACTGCAAAGAACAGAATGTGCGGGTGCCCAAGGAACCCATCATCTTCAGCAAGTTCTCCAGTTCCATTGTGGGGCCCTATGATGAGATCATCCTCCCACCAGAGAGCGAG GAGGTGGACTGGGAGGTGGAACTGGCCGTCATCATTGGCAAGAAAGGCAAGCACATCAAG GCCACAGATGCCATGGCTCACGTGGCTGGCTTCACTGTGGCTCATGACGTGAGTGCTCGGGACTGGCAGATGAGACGCAATGGAAAGCAGTGGTTACTGGGAAAAACCTTTGATACTTTCTGCCCCCTGGGCCCTGCCTTGGTTACCAGGGACAGCATAGCAG ATCCACACAATTTAAAGATCTGCTGTCGAGTGAATGGGGAGGAGGTCCAGAGCAGCAACACCAACCAGATGGTGTTCAAGACTGAAGACCTCATAGCCTGGGTTTCCCA GTTTGTCACTCTTTATCCGGGGGACGTCATCCTGACTGGGACTCCTCCAGGGGTTGGTGTGTTTAGGAAGCCTCCCGTCTTTCTCAAG AAGGGTGATGAAGTCCAGTGTGAGATTGAAGACATCGGTGTCATCATCAACAGGGTGGTGTGA